The proteins below are encoded in one region of Ferruginibacter lapsinanis:
- a CDS encoding NuoI/complex I 23 kDa subunit family protein has translation MQALTNRVKQVDRKPMSWMERAYLPAIFKGMIITFGHMFKKRPTINYPEKTRPFSPVFRGLHILNRDEEGRENCTACGLCAVACPAEAITMEAAERKPGEENLYREEKYAAKYEINMLRCIFCGLCEEACPKDAIYLSETFAPANYQRKGFIYGKEDLLIPHPITEKEAYEKAKGGRVSVR, from the coding sequence ATGCAAGCATTAACTAACAGAGTAAAGCAAGTAGACCGTAAGCCAATGAGTTGGATGGAGAGGGCTTACCTGCCTGCTATTTTTAAAGGTATGATCATCACATTTGGTCATATGTTTAAAAAGAGACCGACAATCAATTACCCGGAAAAAACTCGTCCATTTAGTCCTGTTTTCAGAGGTTTACATATCCTGAACAGAGATGAAGAAGGAAGAGAAAATTGTACCGCTTGTGGTTTATGTGCAGTAGCTTGTCCGGCAGAAGCCATTACAATGGAGGCGGCAGAAAGAAAACCTGGAGAGGAGAATTTATATAGAGAAGAAAAATACGCTGCTAAATATGAGATCAACATGTTGCGTTGTATTTTTTGTGGTTTGTGTGAAGAGGCTTGTCCGAAAGATGCGATCTATTTAAGTGAAACATTTGCTCCGGCAAATTATCAACGTAAAGGATTTATTTATGGCAAAGAAGATCTGTTGATACCGCATCCGATCACAGAGAAAGAAGCGTACGAAAAAGCGAAAGGCGGAAGGGTTTCAGTAAGATAG
- the nuoH gene encoding NADH-quinone oxidoreductase subunit NuoH: MLLNIDIALIIEKLALIVIVVMSSLVIAMYATFMERKVAASLQDRRGPNRAGPFGLLQPLADGLKLFFKEEIIPNFSSKFLFILGPCLAMLTAMMTGAVIPWGDKVHFFDRDISLQIADVNIGILYVFGVVSMGVYGIMIGSWASNNKYSLMGGLRAASQIISYELAMGIALIALLMVTGTLSLKTMVGYQVDGWWNICKQPLGFLIFLICVFAECNRTPFDLAEAENELIGGYHTEYSSMKLGFYLFAEYINMFISSSVMISLFFGGYDIPFVNDAHLLEKLGTNWMALVHAGVFLIKAVMFLFFFMWVRWTIPRFRYDQLMNLGWKILIPLALINMLITGGLILLQQNHWHF, from the coding sequence ATGTTATTGAATATAGATATCGCTTTAATAATTGAAAAATTAGCACTGATTGTAATTGTGGTTATGTCTTCTTTAGTGATAGCCATGTATGCGACTTTTATGGAACGTAAAGTGGCTGCCAGTTTGCAGGATAGACGTGGACCCAACAGGGCAGGTCCTTTTGGATTGCTGCAACCATTGGCAGATGGGTTGAAATTGTTTTTTAAAGAAGAGATCATTCCTAATTTTTCTTCTAAATTTTTATTCATCCTGGGACCATGTTTGGCTATGTTAACAGCAATGATGACAGGAGCTGTCATTCCATGGGGAGATAAAGTGCACTTTTTTGATAGGGATATTTCTTTACAGATTGCAGATGTTAATATCGGTATATTATATGTTTTTGGTGTAGTAAGTATGGGTGTATACGGTATCATGATCGGTAGCTGGGCAAGTAATAATAAATACTCTTTGATGGGTGGTTTAAGAGCTGCTTCGCAAATAATCAGTTATGAGTTGGCAATGGGTATTGCATTGATCGCTTTACTGATGGTAACGGGAACGCTTAGCCTGAAAACAATGGTGGGCTATCAGGTAGATGGCTGGTGGAATATATGTAAACAACCACTCGGATTTTTGATTTTTTTAATTTGCGTTTTTGCAGAATGTAACCGTACACCGTTTGATCTGGCAGAGGCAGAAAATGAATTGATTGGTGGTTATCATACAGAGTATTCTTCTATGAAACTGGGCTTTTATCTATTTGCAGAATACATTAATATGTTTATCAGCAGTTCGGTAATGATCAGTTTGTTTTTTGGAGGATATGATATTCCTTTTGTAAACGATGCACATCTTTTAGAAAAACTGGGAACGAACTGGATGGCATTGGTGCATGCAGGTGTGTTCTTAATAAAAGCAGTCATGTTCTTGTTCTTCTTTATGTGGGTACGTTGGACGATTCCACGTTTCCGCTATGATCAATTAATGAACCTGGGTTGGAAGATTTTAATACCATTGGCATTGATAAATATGCTGATAACTGGCGGGCTGATTTTGTTACAACAAAATCACTGGCATTTTTAA
- a CDS encoding 2Fe-2S iron-sulfur cluster-binding protein, with protein MAEEVKAPPANFKVTIDNITIEVAPGTTVLNAARQIGGDVAPPAMCYYSKLQGSGGKCRTCLVEVAAGSTADPRPMPKLVPSCRTNVMDGMVVKNITSERVIDARNGVVEFLLLNHPLDCPICDQAGECHLQDLGYSHGKEGTRYEFERRTFEKEDIGPYIQLHMTRCILCYRCTYVADQLTDKRVHGILDRGDHAEISTYISKAIDNDFSGNMIDVCPVGALTDKTFRFKNRVWFTKPIDAHRDCDNPKCCGKATLWLRGDDVYRVTTRKDEWGEVQSYDGKPGWICNTCRFDKKKTSDWVIEGPTKINRHSVIAQGHYENGVIPKDTTKEVMGGRAPKLLMDIHSVSEVNPNK; from the coding sequence ATGGCTGAAGAAGTAAAAGCACCACCGGCAAACTTTAAAGTAACGATCGATAATATCACTATCGAAGTGGCACCTGGTACAACGGTGTTGAATGCTGCAAGACAAATAGGCGGAGATGTAGCACCTCCTGCAATGTGCTACTATAGTAAGTTGCAGGGCAGTGGGGGTAAATGTCGTACTTGTTTGGTTGAAGTAGCTGCAGGTTCAACTGCTGATCCAAGACCAATGCCGAAATTAGTTCCATCATGCAGAACCAATGTGATGGATGGGATGGTGGTAAAAAATATTACCAGCGAAAGAGTAATTGATGCAAGAAACGGAGTGGTTGAATTTTTATTATTGAATCATCCGTTAGATTGTCCGATCTGTGATCAGGCAGGAGAATGTCATTTACAGGATCTGGGATATAGCCATGGTAAAGAGGGTACTCGTTACGAATTTGAAAGAAGAACATTTGAGAAAGAAGATATTGGTCCATATATTCAGTTACACATGACAAGATGTATACTTTGTTATCGTTGTACTTATGTGGCAGACCAATTAACCGATAAGAGAGTGCATGGTATTTTGGACAGAGGTGATCATGCAGAGATATCTACTTATATTTCCAAAGCAATCGATAATGATTTCAGTGGTAATATGATAGATGTATGTCCTGTAGGTGCATTAACAGATAAAACATTCAGATTTAAAAACAGGGTTTGGTTTACAAAACCAATAGATGCTCATAGAGATTGCGACAATCCTAAATGTTGTGGTAAAGCAACTTTATGGTTACGTGGTGATGATGTTTACAGAGTAACAACACGTAAAGATGAGTGGGGTGAAGTACAAAGTTATGATGGTAAGCCCGGCTGGATATGCAATACCTGTCGCTTTGATAAAAAGAAAACAAGTGATTGGGTAATTGAAGGACCGACCAAGATCAATCGTCATTCTGTGATCGCTCAGGGACATTATGAGAATGGAGTAATACCTAAAGACACAACCAAAGAAGTAATGGGGGGCAGAGCACCTAAATTATTGATGGACATCCATAGTGTAAGTGAAGTTAACCCCAATAAATAA
- the nuoF gene encoding NADH-quinone oxidoreductase subunit NuoF: MGRKLLLDKANVPGIRSFEVYRREGGYRSVEKALKMSEADIVEEVKKSGLRGRGGAGFPTGMKWSFIAKPEGVPRHLVVNADESEPGTFKDRYLMEFIPHILIEGMIVSSFALGSNVSYIYIRGEYAWIVDILEEAIAEAKQHGFLGNNILGSGFNCEIYVQRGAGAYICGEETALIESLEGKRGNPRIKPPFPAVKGVWERPTVVNNVETIAAVVPIINEGGEEYAKIGVGKSTGTKLISACGNINKPGIYEIDMTISVEEFIYSDEYCGGIPNGKKLKACIPGGSSVPILPANLLLTTAKGEKRMMNYESLADGGFATGTMMGSGGFIVMDEDQCIVRHTLSLARFYHHESCGQCSPCREGTGWMEKILKKIEYGKGEIKDIDLLWDIQRKIEGNTICPLGDAAAWPVAAAIRHFRDEFEWHVLNPEESQKRNYGLAHYADPIHVPSAV, from the coding sequence ATGGGTAGAAAATTATTGTTAGATAAAGCAAATGTTCCGGGTATCCGCAGCTTCGAAGTATATCGTCGTGAGGGTGGTTATCGTAGTGTTGAGAAGGCGTTGAAAATGTCTGAGGCAGATATAGTTGAAGAAGTGAAGAAAAGTGGCTTGCGTGGTAGAGGAGGTGCAGGTTTCCCTACAGGAATGAAATGGAGTTTCATTGCAAAACCTGAAGGTGTACCTCGTCATTTAGTGGTGAATGCAGATGAAAGTGAACCGGGAACTTTTAAGGATAGGTATCTGATGGAATTCATTCCTCATATCCTGATTGAAGGAATGATCGTTTCTTCGTTTGCGCTTGGCAGTAATGTTAGTTATATTTATATCCGTGGAGAATATGCATGGATCGTAGATATTTTAGAAGAAGCCATTGCAGAGGCAAAACAACATGGATTCTTGGGTAATAATATTTTAGGGTCAGGGTTTAATTGTGAAATTTACGTACAACGTGGAGCCGGTGCTTATATCTGTGGTGAAGAAACTGCACTGATAGAAAGTTTGGAAGGTAAAAGAGGTAATCCAAGAATTAAACCTCCGTTTCCTGCGGTAAAAGGTGTTTGGGAAAGACCAACAGTGGTAAATAATGTAGAAACTATTGCGGCAGTTGTACCGATCATCAATGAAGGAGGAGAAGAATATGCGAAGATTGGCGTGGGTAAGTCAACAGGGACAAAATTGATCTCTGCCTGTGGTAATATCAATAAACCGGGTATTTACGAAATAGATATGACCATCTCTGTAGAGGAATTTATTTACAGTGATGAATATTGTGGAGGAATACCTAATGGTAAAAAATTAAAAGCTTGTATTCCGGGAGGATCATCAGTACCTATTTTACCAGCTAATTTGTTGTTGACTACAGCGAAAGGCGAGAAAAGAATGATGAACTACGAAAGTTTGGCTGATGGTGGTTTTGCGACTGGTACAATGATGGGTAGTGGCGGATTTATTGTAATGGATGAAGATCAATGTATCGTTCGTCATACATTAAGTTTGGCAAGATTCTATCATCATGAAAGTTGCGGACAGTGTAGCCCTTGCCGTGAGGGTACAGGCTGGATGGAAAAGATATTGAAGAAGATCGAATACGGAAAAGGAGAAATAAAAGACATTGATCTGTTGTGGGATATTCAACGGAAAATAGAAGGTAATACAATCTGTCCTTTAGGAGATGCGGCGGCCTGGCCGGTTGCAGCTGCTATCAGGCATTTCAGGGATGAGTTTGAATGGCATGTGTTGAATCCGGAAGAATCACAAAAAAGGAATTATGGATTGGCGCATTATGCAGATCCGATTCATGTTCCGAGTGCAGTATAA
- a CDS encoding nuclear transport factor 2 family protein encodes MCKKIFFTFLFSAIMVVAFAQSSVEAKVWKNVEALNKAIFVDKDSVALESLVNSDVTYGHSGGNVEDKKLMIKKALANISTYKDVKTERISIKIVGNTAVARHIISATENREGKESLLKLNVLQVWQKLYGKWKLIARQSAKVPTT; translated from the coding sequence ATGTGTAAGAAAATATTTTTCACGTTTCTTTTCTCGGCAATAATGGTTGTAGCTTTTGCGCAATCATCAGTAGAAGCAAAAGTTTGGAAAAATGTAGAAGCTTTAAATAAAGCAATTTTTGTAGATAAAGATAGTGTTGCATTAGAGAGTCTTGTTAACAGTGATGTTACTTATGGTCACTCTGGCGGTAATGTGGAAGATAAAAAGTTAATGATCAAAAAAGCATTAGCTAATATTTCAACTTACAAAGATGTAAAAACAGAAAGAATCAGTATTAAAATTGTTGGTAATACAGCTGTAGCAAGGCATATTATATCAGCAACAGAAAATAGAGAAGGGAAAGAATCTTTGTTGAAATTAAATGTGTTGCAGGTTTGGCAAAAATTATATGGTAAATGGAAATTGATTGCCAGACAAAGTGCAAAAGTTCCAACAACATAA
- a CDS encoding NADH-quinone oxidoreductase subunit NuoE family protein: MIQFSNKSLEKVAEIIKRYPEGKQKSALLPVLHMAQDEFGGWLDTPVMDYVASLLSIEPIEVYEVASFYSMYNLKPVGKYLFEVCQTGPCMLNGSDNIIDYIKQKLNIGVGETTADGMFTLKTVECLGACGYAPMMQLGKHYREHLTKEKVDAIIEECRSKAN; the protein is encoded by the coding sequence ATGATTCAGTTTAGTAATAAAAGTTTAGAAAAAGTAGCAGAGATAATTAAACGTTATCCTGAAGGCAAACAGAAGAGTGCATTGTTGCCTGTGTTACATATGGCCCAGGATGAGTTTGGCGGATGGTTAGATACACCTGTAATGGATTATGTAGCCTCTTTATTGAGTATAGAACCAATTGAAGTGTATGAGGTGGCAAGTTTTTATAGCATGTATAATTTGAAACCTGTTGGCAAGTATTTATTTGAAGTGTGTCAGACAGGACCTTGTATGTTGAACGGAAGCGATAATATTATTGACTATATCAAACAAAAACTAAATATTGGTGTTGGTGAAACAACGGCTGATGGTATGTTTACGTTGAAGACAGTTGAGTGTTTAGGAGCTTGCGGGTATGCGCCTATGATGCAGTTGGGTAAACATTACAGAGAACATCTAACCAAAGAAAAGGTTGATGCGATCATTGAAGAATGCAGAAGTAAAGCAAATTAA
- a CDS encoding NADH-quinone oxidoreductase subunit D, whose product MSDIGNHILLPEGSIEKQTNTLNLGPTHPATHGVFQNILELDGERILKATSTVGYIHRAFEKLAERRPLYQITPITDRLNYCSSPLNNMGWHLTCEKLLGVKTPKRVDYLRIIIMELARISDHLICNSIVGVDTGAFSGFLYLMQYRELIYEIYEEVCGSRLTTNIGRIGGFERNFTNTAFEKLEKFLKEYPATLKEFEKLFNRNRIFMERTIGCGPISAERALNYGFTGPNLRAAGVDYDVRVHTPYSSYEDFDFTVPVGTTGDCYDRFLVRNEEMWQSLSIINQAYKKVKEFKGAEAEVYHADSPAYYLPEKKDVYTKMEALIYHFKIVMGETDIPAGEVYSSVEGANGELGFYLISDGGRTPYRLHFRRPCFIYYQAYPELIKDGMLSDAIITMSSLNLIAGELDA is encoded by the coding sequence ATGTCAGATATCGGAAATCATATTTTATTACCTGAAGGCTCGATAGAGAAACAAACTAATACATTAAACCTTGGACCAACGCACCCTGCTACGCATGGCGTTTTTCAAAATATTTTGGAATTAGATGGAGAACGTATCCTTAAAGCTACGTCTACTGTTGGTTACATACACAGAGCCTTTGAGAAATTGGCCGAACGCCGACCATTATATCAGATCACTCCCATCACAGACAGGTTAAATTATTGTTCATCTCCACTAAACAATATGGGATGGCACCTTACCTGCGAAAAATTATTAGGCGTTAAAACTCCCAAAAGAGTTGATTACTTACGTATCATCATTATGGAGTTGGCTCGTATCAGCGATCATTTAATTTGTAATTCAATTGTTGGTGTAGATACCGGAGCGTTCTCCGGCTTTTTGTACTTGATGCAATACAGAGAATTGATCTACGAAATTTATGAAGAAGTATGCGGAAGCCGCTTAACAACAAATATTGGTCGTATCGGTGGATTTGAAAGAAATTTCACCAACACCGCTTTTGAAAAATTGGAAAAATTCCTGAAAGAATATCCGGCAACTTTGAAAGAGTTTGAAAAACTATTCAATCGTAACCGTATTTTCATGGAACGTACTATTGGCTGCGGCCCTATAAGTGCAGAAAGAGCGTTGAACTATGGTTTTACTGGTCCTAACTTACGTGCAGCCGGTGTAGACTATGATGTACGTGTTCATACGCCTTACAGCAGTTATGAAGATTTTGATTTTACTGTGCCTGTTGGTACAACCGGAGATTGTTATGATAGGTTCCTGGTGCGTAATGAAGAAATGTGGCAAAGTTTAAGCATCATCAATCAGGCGTATAAAAAAGTGAAGGAATTCAAAGGAGCTGAAGCTGAAGTGTATCATGCAGATTCTCCTGCATATTATTTACCGGAGAAAAAGGATGTGTATACAAAAATGGAGGCACTCATATATCACTTTAAAATTGTGATGGGTGAAACGGATATTCCTGCAGGAGAAGTATACAGTAGTGTTGAAGGAGCAAATGGTGAATTAGGTTTTTATCTGATCAGCGATGGTGGTAGAACACCGTACAGACTTCATTTCCGCAGACCTTGCTTCATATATTATCAGGCATACCCTGAGTTGATAAAAGATGGAATGTTGAGTGATGCAATTATAACAATGAGTAGTCTGAATTTGATTGCAGGAGAACTTGATGCGTAA
- a CDS encoding NADH-quinone oxidoreductase subunit C, translated as MGLTNEIIKSKLTEKFGDQLTDWEEPYGMLTFTAAKDLNLKVLQFLYDDPELRFQFLTDLQAVHYPDRKGEELAVVYHLHNLVDNVRVRLKVFVSIEKPDVFSATALFQSANFMERETYDFFGVNFLGHPNLIRILNVDEMDYFPMRKEFPLEDQTRIDKDDDMFGR; from the coding sequence ATGGGATTGACTAACGAGATAATTAAATCAAAACTAACCGAAAAATTCGGTGATCAGTTAACAGATTGGGAAGAGCCGTACGGTATGCTTACGTTTACTGCTGCAAAGGATCTTAACCTGAAAGTATTACAGTTTTTATATGATGATCCCGAATTAAGATTTCAATTTTTGACCGACCTGCAGGCAGTACATTATCCTGATAGAAAAGGAGAGGAATTGGCTGTGGTATATCATTTGCATAATTTGGTAGATAATGTGAGGGTCAGGTTGAAAGTGTTTGTTAGCATTGAAAAACCTGATGTGTTTAGTGCAACAGCATTATTTCAGTCGGCTAATTTTATGGAAAGAGAAACCTATGACTTTTTTGGTGTAAACTTTTTAGGTCATCCGAACTTAATCAGAATATTGAATGTTGATGAGATGGATTATTTTCCAATGAGAAAAGAATTCCCGTTAGAAGATCAGACAAGAATTGATAAGGATGATGATATGTTTGGAAGATAA
- a CDS encoding NADH-quinone oxidoreductase subunit B, translating to MSRPVQYNTKLKMVEAPEGFMGDGFMATSLEKVVGLARKNSIWPLPFATSCCGIEFMATAASHYDIARFGAERMSFSPRQCDLLMVMGTISKKMGPVLRQVYLQMSEPRWVLSVGACACSGGIFDTYSVLQGIDQVIPVDVYVPGCPPRPEAILDGFLKIQDLIGNESLRRRNGEKYKDMLAEYGIQ from the coding sequence ATGTCACGTCCGGTACAATATAATACTAAACTTAAAATGGTTGAAGCTCCTGAGGGCTTCATGGGTGATGGGTTTATGGCAACTTCATTAGAAAAAGTTGTTGGCCTTGCCCGTAAAAATTCTATCTGGCCTCTGCCATTTGCTACTTCCTGCTGTGGTATCGAATTTATGGCTACCGCCGCCAGTCATTACGATATTGCCCGATTTGGTGCAGAGCGTATGAGCTTTTCCCCCCGTCAGTGTGACCTGTTGATGGTAATGGGAACTATTTCTAAAAAAATGGGGCCCGTTTTACGTCAGGTATATCTGCAAATGTCAGAGCCACGTTGGGTACTGTCTGTAGGTGCATGCGCCTGCAGTGGAGGTATTTTTGATACATATTCTGTTTTACAGGGTATAGATCAGGTAATTCCGGTGGATGTTTATGTGCCAGGCTGTCCCCCAAGACCGGAAGCTATTTTAGATGGTTTTTTAAAGATCCAGGACCTGATCGGTAATGAAAGTTTAAGAAGAAGAAACGGTGAAAAGTATAAGGATATGTTGGCAGAGTATGGAATACAGTAA
- a CDS encoding NADH-quinone oxidoreductase subunit A: MDFFLLQSSQANSAANYLPIGIQLIFAIGFIATMMGLTHYFGPKRKTSDKLQNFESGIEIKGNARQPMAIKYFLVAILFVLFDVEVIFFYPYAVNFRELGWHGFTAVLLFVGLFVSGLIYIFKKGALDWED, translated from the coding sequence ATGGATTTTTTCTTGCTCCAATCATCTCAGGCGAATAGTGCAGCAAATTATTTGCCCATCGGTATACAGTTAATTTTTGCAATAGGATTTATTGCAACAATGATGGGGCTTACGCATTATTTTGGCCCTAAAAGAAAGACATCTGATAAGCTTCAAAATTTTGAAAGCGGAATAGAAATAAAGGGTAATGCCCGACAACCTATGGCTATTAAATATTTTTTGGTAGCCATTTTGTTTGTGTTGTTTGATGTGGAGGTTATTTTCTTCTATCCTTATGCTGTAAATTTCAGAGAATTGGGCTGGCACGGTTTTACGGCTGTATTATTGTTTGTAGGACTGTTTGTGTCAGGACTGATCTACATCTTTAAAAAAGGGGCTTTGGATTGGGAGGATTAA
- a CDS encoding tetratricopeptide repeat protein, giving the protein MNTIKTGFLILTAFLFTTTVKAQNLEDGKKLFFYEKYKSAKDFFSQMTNNVDATYWLGQTLLATEDITGAKTLYQQTLSANPNSPLLIAGMGHIELLEGKTQDARQRFETAISLSQGKNAAVLNAIGFANVDVKNGDADYAIDKLKQATALKGMKDPDVYINLGDAYKKNVDGGLAQTAYESALALNKNYARASYKIGKIYQTQGASQEDIFMKYYNEAIAKDPSFAPVYYNLYDYYYKINVLKSGEYLEKYLTAKGDDEPNACYYRVSMKYAQGQFADAISGADACIAASASPYPNLYGLKAYAYSRLQDSAKAKASFDEYFIHQKADKIGAGDYAAYAAVLLKFPGNDSLAGTYTDKAVSLDSTEAGKVALLKGAAEYYESRKKFDVAAIWYNKILSVKKNLTKTDIYNAGYNSFRSGNYQSAISAFNTYSQKFPEDAFGYYMNGKANWAIDSTMALGAANPFFEKAIAVGMADSVKYKNQIIGSCRYFVAYYANIKKDKASAIAYCDKILSIEPTDAEALANKTAIANMNMSAPATKPATKPAAPKTTGAKTPPKKK; this is encoded by the coding sequence ATGAATACAATTAAAACAGGATTTTTGATTTTAACGGCGTTTTTATTTACAACTACAGTAAAGGCGCAAAACCTGGAAGACGGAAAAAAATTATTCTTTTACGAAAAATATAAAAGTGCAAAGGATTTTTTCAGTCAAATGACCAATAATGTTGATGCAACTTATTGGCTGGGCCAAACATTACTTGCTACTGAGGATATTACAGGTGCAAAAACCTTGTATCAGCAAACACTTTCGGCAAACCCCAACAGTCCTTTGTTAATAGCAGGTATGGGGCATATTGAATTGCTGGAAGGTAAAACACAGGATGCTCGTCAACGTTTCGAAACAGCTATCAGTCTTTCGCAGGGCAAAAATGCGGCTGTGTTGAATGCTATCGGTTTTGCCAATGTGGACGTAAAAAATGGAGATGCGGATTATGCCATAGATAAATTGAAACAAGCAACTGCATTAAAAGGAATGAAAGACCCTGATGTTTATATTAACTTAGGGGACGCCTATAAAAAGAATGTTGATGGAGGGTTAGCGCAAACAGCGTATGAATCTGCACTTGCGTTGAATAAGAATTATGCAAGGGCATCTTATAAAATTGGCAAGATCTATCAAACACAAGGAGCTTCTCAGGAAGATATTTTTATGAAGTACTACAATGAGGCTATCGCAAAAGACCCTTCATTTGCTCCGGTTTACTACAACCTATACGATTACTACTACAAGATCAATGTTTTAAAATCCGGTGAATATTTAGAAAAATACCTTACAGCTAAAGGAGATGATGAACCTAATGCATGTTACTATAGAGTATCTATGAAATATGCCCAAGGTCAATTCGCAGATGCTATCAGCGGAGCAGATGCTTGTATTGCTGCATCAGCAAGCCCTTATCCTAATCTGTATGGATTGAAAGCATATGCATATAGTCGTTTACAAGATTCTGCGAAAGCAAAAGCATCATTTGATGAATATTTTATCCATCAAAAAGCTGACAAGATAGGAGCTGGTGATTATGCGGCTTATGCGGCTGTTTTACTTAAGTTTCCTGGAAATGATAGTTTAGCAGGTACTTATACCGACAAAGCAGTTAGTTTGGATAGCACAGAGGCTGGCAAAGTTGCCTTACTAAAGGGAGCGGCTGAATATTATGAGTCCAGAAAGAAATTTGATGTAGCTGCTATTTGGTACAATAAGATACTATCTGTAAAGAAGAATTTGACAAAAACAGACATTTACAATGCTGGGTATAACAGTTTCCGTTCAGGAAATTATCAATCTGCCATCAGTGCTTTTAATACCTATTCTCAGAAATTCCCTGAAGATGCTTTTGGTTATTACATGAACGGGAAAGCTAATTGGGCAATAGATTCAACTATGGCTCTGGGAGCCGCCAATCCTTTCTTTGAGAAAGCGATAGCGGTCGGAATGGCTGATTCAGTAAAGTACAAGAACCAGATAATAGGCAGTTGCAGATATTTTGTGGCCTATTATGCAAATATTAAAAAAGATAAGGCCAGTGCTATCGCTTATTGCGACAAGATCTTATCAATTGAGCCAACCGATGCAGAGGCCTTGGCAAACAAAACAGCTATTGCAAACATGAACATGAGTGCACCTGCTACAAAACCGGCAACGAAACCTGCAGCACCTAAGACAACAGGAGCGAAAACACCGCCAAAAAAAAAGTAA
- a CDS encoding PstS family phosphate ABC transporter substrate-binding protein translates to MKHKKYSSVLQKLLCFLLVLLLNACNNEGKNKPADDTPTSGTIHISVDESFKPIIDEQIKVYEASYPGTRIIAHYKPEAECFRDLYSDTANRMIIVTRGLNTKEDRFYNDSLSYSPVSDKIASDAISIVVNKNSNDTLFTIEGLKKLLAGEMGKNRSVVFDGLNATSTVRFAIDSILKGQKFDTAVVKAVKNSQEVLDYIANSQDAIGLVGISWIGNPEDTAQVNMLKKVKIGYVQCSICKDSPYIKPTQYSIQTRRYPLVRGLYYILKENYSGLGSGFASFMKYERGQLIFRRAYLAPVMDFDIRNVKVNEKLKKE, encoded by the coding sequence ATGAAACATAAAAAATATTCTTCGGTATTGCAGAAGCTTTTATGTTTTCTGTTAGTGTTATTGCTGAACGCTTGTAATAATGAAGGGAAAAATAAACCTGCAGATGATACACCTACATCAGGAACTATACATATCAGTGTAGATGAGAGTTTTAAGCCAATCATTGATGAGCAGATAAAAGTGTATGAAGCCTCTTATCCCGGAACAAGAATTATTGCTCATTATAAGCCTGAGGCTGAATGTTTCAGGGATCTTTATTCAGATACAGCCAATAGGATGATCATAGTTACCAGAGGGTTAAATACCAAAGAGGATAGATTTTATAATGACTCACTTAGTTATTCTCCTGTAAGTGATAAGATAGCCTCTGATGCTATTTCTATTGTGGTAAACAAAAATAGTAACGATACGTTATTTACTATTGAGGGGTTAAAGAAGCTATTGGCAGGTGAGATGGGGAAAAATAGATCTGTAGTTTTTGATGGGTTGAATGCAACCAGTACGGTACGTTTTGCTATCGATAGTATTTTGAAAGGTCAGAAGTTTGATACAGCGGTAGTAAAAGCAGTAAAAAATAGCCAGGAGGTACTTGATTATATTGCCAATAGTCAAGATGCGATCGGGTTGGTAGGGATCAGTTGGATTGGGAATCCTGAAGATACAGCACAGGTGAATATGTTAAAGAAGGTGAAAATTGGTTATGTGCAATGTAGTATATGCAAGGATTCTCCATATATAAAGCCCACGCAATATAGCATTCAGACCAGAAGATACCCTTTGGTACGTGGTTTGTATTATATACTGAAAGAAAATTACAGTGGGCTAGGGTCGGGATTTGCGTCGTTTATGAAATATGAAAGAGGGCAGTTGATTTTTAGAAGAGCATATCTGGCACCTGTAATGGATTTCGACATCAGAAATGTTAAGGTTAACGAAAAATTAAAAAAAGAATAA